From the Pseudodesulfovibrio indicus genome, the window CCGGGTCCATGAAGGGCCAGATGCACAACGCCCTTGCCGCCACGCGGACGTTCATCGAGGGGCTGCCCGGGGACGCGCGCGTCACCCTGGTGGACTTCGACACCAAAGCCAAGGTTCTGCCCGGCGGGGACAAGGCGGCGGCCCTCAAGGGGCTGGCGACCATCAAGGCCAACGGGGCCACCTGCCTGAACGACGCGGTCATCCTCGGGCTCCAAAAGCTGGCCGGGGCGGACCGGCCCGCCCTGCTGCTCTTCACCGACGGGTTCGACGCCAACCACAACGACACCGGCCCCGGCTCCCAGGCCACCAAGGACGAGGTCCTGGAAGCGGTCAACGCGGGCGGGGTGCCGGTCTTCACCATCGGCTTCGGCAAGGGTCACGACGTGAACACCCTGGACCGCCTGGCCTCCCTGTCGGGCGGGCGCTACTACCCGGCCAGCGACCCCGAGGCTTTGAGCAAGGCGTTCGCCGTGATCAACGCCAACATCGCCAACACCTTCACCGCCGAATACAAGCGGCCCGCCGGGGGACGGCCGTCCGACGTGCCGGTGGTGACCTGCATGGTGGACGTGTCCGGGTCCATGAACATGACCCCGGACTACGACGGCTGCGATTACCGCATCGACAAGGTCAAGGCGATCCTGCACGACTTTTTCACGGCCCTGCCGGACGAGATCCTGACCCAGGGCATGACCTTTTCGGACGAGAACTTCATCGACCAGGTGACCACCGCCAACATGGGCGAGATGATGGCCGCCATGAACGACATGTACGCGGACGGCGGCACCGACATCGCCGGGGCCGTGGCGGCCGCGCTGGAGACCCAGCGGGCCATCCCCTCCACCCGGCGCTATCTGCTGTTCGTCACCGACGCGGCCCTGGCCGTGGAGGGGGACGACCGGGTCCGCTTCGAGACCACCCTGGCCAAGCTGCGGGACGAGGGCGTGTCCTGCCTGTGGGTCGGCATCGGCGGCCTGGACGACGCGCCCTTCCGCCGGGCCGCCGAGCTCTCGGGCGGGGCCTTCGTCATGACCGAGGACCCGGACCGGCTGGCCGAAACGTTCGCCGAGATGGCCGCCGAGATCCGCAAGCCCGTGGAACGGTCCGGCGACGTCCGGACCATGATCGAGCTGACCGTGCGCCACCGCGAACCGAGCGGGCGCAACCTGACCTTTGCCGGGGCGGACCAGGCCCCGCTGCCGCCGGTCAAGGCGGACGGGGCCATCGAGGTCCCGGCCTCGGTGACGCACACCGCGGCCAAGCTCAAGGAGCGGTACGACCCGGACGTCTCGGCCCTGCTGACCGGCGACTCCATGCCCGTGCGCGACGCCCGGATCACCAAGCGCATTCCCATCCGCGTCACGGGCGGAAACCGGGCGGCCCGATTCACGGTGGAGTCCGCCTGGTTCCTGAACCGCATCCGGGGCTTGAACGCGCCGGACCGCTACCGGTTCCTGGCCCTGGCCGTGGACGTGGAGAACGTCCTGCCCAAGCAGAAGGTGGTGGTCTACCCGGACGGGGCCAACCATCCGGCGGCCTGGGTGGGCAACGACAAGGCCACCAGGGGCACGGTCGTGGAGAGGGTCCCGACCTACCTCATCCCGGACCTCAAGCGGCACCTGTTCCTGCGCTGGAACAACGAGGTCATGACCCCGGTCTCCCCGGCCACCTGGCTGGCCCAGACCCCGCTCATGCTCCCGGAGGAGTCCGCCGTGGCCGTGGAGCCGGGCCAAAAAGTCCGGGGCACGGCCATCTTCCTGGTGCCCGACGGGAACATGCGCCAGCTCTCCCTGCACTACTACGACACCAACTACGGCCACGCCGAGATTCCCCTGGTGGGGGCCATGCCCACGGGCGCGGACCGGTTGAGCGAGCTGCCCGCCAAGCCCCCGGCCAGGCTCTCGGACGCCTTTTCCCTGGCCGTGCGCGAGGTCCGCGACGCGGAGCGCGCCGGGTCCGTGGACGCGGGGGACGGGTGCGTGTTCCGCATCGTGGAGGCGGACTTCGTGTCCAACGTCCAGGCCCTGCTCGACGTCAAGCCCGCCGAGCGGTTCTCCCTGCGGCTGCGGACCGGGGAGGGCGAACTGCCCGTGCGGCTGCACGAGGCCACCGCCCTCCTGCCCATGGGGTTCTACACCCCGACCCTGCTCTCGCCGGGATCGGGCAACCGCGTGCGCTTCGCCTTCCGCGTACCCCGGGCCATGGCCGACGAGGCCGGACTGGGCGAGCTGGTGGCCGACGTCAAGGGCGGCGGCGTGGTCATCCCCCTGGACGACCGCGCGGCCAAGGCCCCCACGGTCAAGGTCCCCGGCGACGCCCTCAAGGGAGACGGGGTGCGCCTGACCGTGAACCGGGTGGCCGCCCTGCCCGAGCGCGGCAACGTGTACGTGGCCGACCTGACCCTGTTCGACGATCGGGACGGCCGGGCCACCCAGCTGGCGGGCGGGTTCATCCTCAAGCGCAAGGGATTCGAGCCCGGACCGGGGTTCGAGCCGCCGCCGCTGGACTGGACCAGGAGCAAGGGGTTGGCCGGATTCGCCTCGGGCAACGCCATCGTTCCCGCCGGGACCATGACCCCGGCCCCGGAGACCGAGGACCTGATCTTCGGCATCACCGACCAGACCGTGATCCCGGACGGCGGCAGCCTGCGCGGGCTGATCCTCTTCAGCCTGCCCCACGACGACAACGATCCCGCCCGGTGGGAGCTGACCTCGCCGCTGTTCCCGGACCTCAAGCGGGAGATCGAGTCCGATCACTATGACGGGGAACGGCTGCTGGTCCGGCGGCTCGACGTGGAGCTGCCCTTCGGCGGCTCGGCCATGGAGGAGTTCAACCTGGCCGTGGCCGAGCTGGCCCGCGAGCGCGCGGCCCGGCGGTACGAAAAGCCCGGCCACGTGGCCCCCAGGCAGACGGACCTCGACGGCGGTGCGCCCCCGGCCCGGAACGTGCCCGTGCCCGAGATCACCGACCCGGCCACGGCGTCCTTTGCCGAGCTCAAGACCCTGGCCGAGCTGAAGAAGCGCCTTGGGACCGTGCGCTGCCTGCCCGCCGACCTGGGCGGGTGGAACCACCTCTTCGCGCCCGAGGCCGTGCTGGTCCAGAACTGGGGCTCCCAGGCCGATTTCGCGCGCATGGCCGAGCTGATCTTGGCCCGCCAGGGCGTGCGCGCCCGGCGCGTGACCGTGGACCTGACCGACAAGGGACGCGCGCGGCTGGCCGAGCTGGCCCGGCTGGAGCGGACCGACGTCTATTCCCTGCCCGCGCTGGAGTACCGGGACGAACCGGGCAACCTGCACGTCCTGGTCTGCCCGTTCATGGAGGACGCGAGCCGGCTGCCGGGGCTGATCCGCCGGGTGAACGCGGACGAGGCCTCGCCCGATCCCATGACCGCTTCGGTCTCGGTCTTCCTGCTGGCCAGGCCGGTGCAGGCGGGCCGGGCCAGGGCCGGACGCGAGCTGTCCGACGCCCTGTCCGGCGAGTCGGACGCGGGCGCGCCCGAGGAGATCCACCTGCTCACGGCCAACCCCTCGCTGCCCGAGCTGTCGCGCGGGGCCGCGGACCTCGGCTACACCGTGGCCGGGTACGGCAACGGCCCGGTGATCAAGGCGGTCTTCGACGGCGAGGGCGGCCGGGTCGTCGGCAGCGACGGGATCGACACCGGCGACTACGAGATCGTGGGCGAGCGGCTGCGCATCACCCTGAACAGCAAGACCCTGGTCGTGGACCGGGACGTGGCCGAGGGCGAGTCCGTCACCGACCGCTACCACTGCCTGGGGCTCAACCTGCCGGACATGGACATGGACGCGGCCCGCGCCCTGGACAAGACCCTCAAGGAAGTCCACGGCAAGGCGGACGCGCCGGACAACCTGTCCGCCCTTCGCTGGTACGGGCGCAACCTGATCTACCGCTTCGTCTGCGCCCAGAGCGAGTACGAGCGCGACCTGGCCCGGACGCTGGCGCTCACCGTGGGCCGCGCCACCGAGCCGCGCTGCATCGTGGCCACGGTCTCGCGGACCGGCCCGGAGGGGAAGGTGCGCACCTCCCTGGACCTGCGCCGGGCGGCCAACCAGGTGCAGCCCGCGCCGGGTACCAGGCCCGAGGCCGTGCGCGGCTTCAACATCATGACCGGGCTGTTCGCCTCCCAACTGGAGGCCAAGGTCCTGCCCGAGGGCGGCATGGGGTTCTACCAGCTGCTCCCCCATTACCCGGAGGGCACGAACTTCCTGTGGCTGACCCCGGACGCGCGGTACGCCATGGGCGAGGAGCTGCAAAAGGCGGTGCCGGAGCGGGTCTTCAGGCTGCTCTCCGAGAGCCGGGCCGTGGTCCTGTTCCCGGACCGCCCGGCCGATGTCGGCGGGCGGCCGCGCTGGGCGTGGCTGGAGGTGGACCCGGACAGCTACCGGACCATCGCGGTCCTGGACACCGGCGAGCGCGGCGGCATGGTGGAGCGCGTCTTCAGCGACCTGTGGAAGCAGGGGCTGGACTACGTCACCGGCGGGCTGGTGGGCATCTCGTCCTCCATCTGGTCGGTGTCCGCCTTCTCCCTGGTCCTCGACGACTACAAGGAGATCATGAAGGAGGCAAGGAAGTTCGCCCTGGGGCTGGCCGACAACTTCTCGGCCTCGGTCAAGGTGGGCGACTTCGAGTTCAAGGGCAAGGTGGGCTCCCCGGCCATCGAGACCGGCTACACCGGAACCGGGGCCGGAGCCGTGGGCGCGGCCAAGTCGGCCAAGGGCTGGTACGACAAGATCAAGGAACCGAAGATCGACCTCGGCGGCTTCGAGGGCGGTTTCAAGGACGGGGTGAATTTCTATTTTTCGCGGGCCGGAGGATAGATATGCATTCCTGCATTGAAACAATTCTCTATTTGTGATTAACGTTTTCCCAAGCGGCGTGGGGCCGCGCGGGGCGGTTGAACAACATCGGGGGAACCGTGAGGAGTATGATGATGCGTAGATTCCTGTTTTTTCTCTGTCTTGCCCTGGCCCTGCCGCTGAGCGCGCAAGCGGCCTCGGATATCATCGCCACGTACAAATACAGCGACGGCACCATGGTCACCCTGTGCACCAGGGACAGCCAGCACGTCCGCATGGACACCTCGCCCACCGCCTACACCCTGCTCTCCGGGAAAAAGGTGTATTCGGTGAACTGCGACTCCGGCCAGTGCCAGGTCTATGACCTGGGGGCCATGAGCAGCTCCATGGGGTCCGGCTTCACCTCCATGTTCGGCGGCGGTTCCGAACCGGAATACGAGGTCGAGTACAAGAAGACGGGCCGCACCGAGACCCTGGCCGGGTACAAGGGTACGGTCTACGAGGCGATCATCAAGGAGGACGGCAAGGTGGTCAACCGCGAGGAGATGGTCCTGTCCACCCACTCCAACATCAAGAAGATCACCGAGGCCTGGATGGCCATGGCCGAAGCCATGACCCAGACCATGGGCCGGTCCTTCCAGGACGCCCTGGACGAGGCGGAAAAGAAGGGGTTCGGCGGCGTCCTGCGCTACGGCAACGAGATGCGGCTGACCAAGCTCACGGTCAAGAACCTCGACCTCGCCTACTACGCCCTGCCCTCCAACGCGCAGCAGGCCCAGATGCCCCACCCCCCGCAGCAGCAGGGCAACAGCGACATGGGGCTGGGCAACGACGCCAAGGAGATCGGGTACGACGCCAAGGAAGCCACCAAGGACGAGATCAAGGGCGGCATCCGCGACGCCATCAGCGACCTGTTCAACTAACCGCCCGCCGAAACCTCAATGAACACGGCCCGCGAGTCTCCACCCGCGGGCCTTTTTCCGACCGGCCAACTCGCGAACAACTTGGCGTTCCGGCCCGGATGGACTATGCTCTTCGACACCGCGCGCGCGTAGCGCGGGAACGGGCACGAACCGGCCCGGTCCGGATGTCGTCAACCTTGCGGGAACCTTGTTTCCGCGAAACCCCCGGAGGCTGCATGTCCCGCAAGCTCATCCTTCCCGCCCTCGTTGCCCTGGTTCTGGCGCTCTTCGCCGGCAACGCCCTGGCCCTGAACCCCGCCGTGATCTACGACATGGGCGGGAAATTCGACAAATCCTTCAATCAGGCCGCGCACATGGGTGCCGAGCAGTTCTCCAAGGAGAGCGGCGTCGCCTACCGCGATTTCGAGCCCACCAACGAGTCCCAGTACGAGCAGGCCATGCGCCGGTTCGCGTCCAGGGGCAGCGACCTGATCGTGGTCGTGGGCTTCTCCTTCGCCTCGGCCCTGGAGAAGATCGCCCCGGAATTCCCGGACACCAAGTTCGTGATCATCGACATGGTCGTGGACCAGCCCAACGTGCAGTCCGTGATCTTCAAGGAGCACGAGGGGTCCTTCCTGGTGGGCATGATCGCGGCCATGAAGTCCAAGACCGGCAAGGTCGGGTTCGTGGGCGGCATGGACGTCCCGCTGATCCGCAAGTTCGCGCTGGGCTACAAGGAAGGCGCGCAGTACGTGAACAAGGACATCGAGGTCTTCCAGAACATGACCGGGACCACCCCGGCCGCCTGGGGCGATCCGATCAAGGCGGGCGAGCTGGCCCGCTCCCAGTTCGACCGGGGTGCGGACGTCATCTTCACCGCCGCCGGGGGCTCGGGCATGGGCGTGCTCCAGGCCGCGGCCGACCTCAAGAAATACTCCATCGGCGTGGACTCCAACCAGAACTACCTCTTTCCCGGCTCGGTGCTGACCTCCATGGTCAAGCGCGTGGACCTGGCCGTGGCCAGCGCCATGGAGAACGCCCTGAACGGGACCTGGAAGCCCGGCGTGCGGGTCCTGGGGCTGGCCGAGGGCGGCGTGGACTACGCCCTCGACAAGTACAACGCCTCCCTGATCTCCGACGAGATGAAGGCCCGGGTGGAGGGTGCCAAGGCGGACATCATCGCGGGCAAGCTCAAGGTCACCGACTACTTCGACATCATGGACAAATAGGACGGCTTTCCAGGACCGGTCTCCGGCGGCGGGACACCCCGCCGCCGGGCCGCCCCGCCCGTTCCGACGAGACAACGGAAGCCCCCGGTTTCCGCCAAACCCGTGGAGTATGCATGTTCCGCAAGCTCTTGCCCGCCCTCTTCCTCTTCTGCCTGCTCTCCCCCCTGTCCGGGGCCGGCAACGCCCTGGCCTTCAAGCCCGCCGTGATCTACGACCAGGTGGGCAAGTCCGACCGCTCGTTCAACGAGGCCGCCTTCCGGGGCGCGGAACGGTTCACCGGGGAGACCGGCGTGCCGTACCGAGAATTCACCCCGACCAACGAGTCCCAGTACGACCAGGCCGTGCGCCGGTTCGCGGAACGCGGCTACGACATGATCGTGGTCGTGGGCTTCTCCTACGCCTCGGTGCTGGAAAAGCTCGCCCCGGAATTTCCCGACGTCCGCTTCGTCATCGTGGACATGGTCGTGGACCAGCCCAACGTGCAGTCCGTGGTCTTCAAGGAGCATGAGGGGTCCTTCCTGGTGGGCATGATCGCGGCCATGAAGTCCGAGACCGGCAAGGTCGGGTTCGTGGGCGGCATGGACATCCCGCTGATCCGCAAGTTCGCGCTGGGCTACGAGGAGGGCGCGCGGTTTGTCGACCCCGACATCGAGGTCTTCCGCAACATGACCGGGACCACCCCGGCCGCCTGGGGCGATCCCATCAAGGCGGGCGAGCTGGCCCGCTCCCAGTTCGACCGGGGTGCGGACGTGGTCTACCAGGCCGCCGGAAGCTCGGGGCTGGGCGTGCTCCAAACCGCGGCGGACCTCGGCAAATTTTCCATCGGCAC encodes:
- a CDS encoding BMP family lipoprotein, with amino-acid sequence MFRKLLPALFLFCLLSPLSGAGNALAFKPAVIYDQVGKSDRSFNEAAFRGAERFTGETGVPYREFTPTNESQYDQAVRRFAERGYDMIVVVGFSYASVLEKLAPEFPDVRFVIVDMVVDQPNVQSVVFKEHEGSFLVGMIAAMKSETGKVGFVGGMDIPLIRKFALGYEEGARFVDPDIEVFRNMTGTTPAAWGDPIKAGELARSQFDRGADVVYQAAGSSGLGVLQTAADLGKFSIGTDANQNYLHPGSVLTSMVKRVDLAVFEALLAANDGSWKPGVRVLGLAEGGVGYSLDKYNESLITPAMRERVEAARADIIAGRIKVTDYFDIMDK
- a CDS encoding BMP family lipoprotein, producing MSRKLILPALVALVLALFAGNALALNPAVIYDMGGKFDKSFNQAAHMGAEQFSKESGVAYRDFEPTNESQYEQAMRRFASRGSDLIVVVGFSFASALEKIAPEFPDTKFVIIDMVVDQPNVQSVIFKEHEGSFLVGMIAAMKSKTGKVGFVGGMDVPLIRKFALGYKEGAQYVNKDIEVFQNMTGTTPAAWGDPIKAGELARSQFDRGADVIFTAAGGSGMGVLQAAADLKKYSIGVDSNQNYLFPGSVLTSMVKRVDLAVASAMENALNGTWKPGVRVLGLAEGGVDYALDKYNASLISDEMKARVEGAKADIIAGKLKVTDYFDIMDK
- a CDS encoding vWA domain-containing protein is translated as MSRNAVRPCPSPTMSPCVLLAVAVLAFLSVPALADGPVFDPLAGREPSSFSENTETEVAIPAGGGVRTREIQGDTWYYTGSLDETPALVEALKTFAGSGGVETLRFDETGALLRRDAGDGTVWWCRARFDNGMDLAVIRTLRMDPGKPLAFAMGGDGRSEVRFFMDNPGGRYRTLSVNLPSGEFTLEAEEVIRAGAYRRELRSKWEMDAGRSTRFAVDALPQEAGICLFTLSTNADTEATEVTLTLNEHPYPVPKVEMGEKLGALRIRNVPYGLARIRTDSRYGMVRALHPEFPDGTGFENGDVTPEGDAYFLMPAGLWQVEVLPTSLKTANAVRARFVPVHAGRETVLEWPLAMTSVFGSEGGNGLVLNSVQPRGDTVAATFSLYGPDAEGMVPTPETLAVKEGGGAAKVLSVRRTKVPLDIVLLVDSSGSMKGQMHNALAATRTFIEGLPGDARVTLVDFDTKAKVLPGGDKAAALKGLATIKANGATCLNDAVILGLQKLAGADRPALLLFTDGFDANHNDTGPGSQATKDEVLEAVNAGGVPVFTIGFGKGHDVNTLDRLASLSGGRYYPASDPEALSKAFAVINANIANTFTAEYKRPAGGRPSDVPVVTCMVDVSGSMNMTPDYDGCDYRIDKVKAILHDFFTALPDEILTQGMTFSDENFIDQVTTANMGEMMAAMNDMYADGGTDIAGAVAAALETQRAIPSTRRYLLFVTDAALAVEGDDRVRFETTLAKLRDEGVSCLWVGIGGLDDAPFRRAAELSGGAFVMTEDPDRLAETFAEMAAEIRKPVERSGDVRTMIELTVRHREPSGRNLTFAGADQAPLPPVKADGAIEVPASVTHTAAKLKERYDPDVSALLTGDSMPVRDARITKRIPIRVTGGNRAARFTVESAWFLNRIRGLNAPDRYRFLALAVDVENVLPKQKVVVYPDGANHPAAWVGNDKATRGTVVERVPTYLIPDLKRHLFLRWNNEVMTPVSPATWLAQTPLMLPEESAVAVEPGQKVRGTAIFLVPDGNMRQLSLHYYDTNYGHAEIPLVGAMPTGADRLSELPAKPPARLSDAFSLAVREVRDAERAGSVDAGDGCVFRIVEADFVSNVQALLDVKPAERFSLRLRTGEGELPVRLHEATALLPMGFYTPTLLSPGSGNRVRFAFRVPRAMADEAGLGELVADVKGGGVVIPLDDRAAKAPTVKVPGDALKGDGVRLTVNRVAALPERGNVYVADLTLFDDRDGRATQLAGGFILKRKGFEPGPGFEPPPLDWTRSKGLAGFASGNAIVPAGTMTPAPETEDLIFGITDQTVIPDGGSLRGLILFSLPHDDNDPARWELTSPLFPDLKREIESDHYDGERLLVRRLDVELPFGGSAMEEFNLAVAELARERAARRYEKPGHVAPRQTDLDGGAPPARNVPVPEITDPATASFAELKTLAELKKRLGTVRCLPADLGGWNHLFAPEAVLVQNWGSQADFARMAELILARQGVRARRVTVDLTDKGRARLAELARLERTDVYSLPALEYRDEPGNLHVLVCPFMEDASRLPGLIRRVNADEASPDPMTASVSVFLLARPVQAGRARAGRELSDALSGESDAGAPEEIHLLTANPSLPELSRGAADLGYTVAGYGNGPVIKAVFDGEGGRVVGSDGIDTGDYEIVGERLRITLNSKTLVVDRDVAEGESVTDRYHCLGLNLPDMDMDAARALDKTLKEVHGKADAPDNLSALRWYGRNLIYRFVCAQSEYERDLARTLALTVGRATEPRCIVATVSRTGPEGKVRTSLDLRRAANQVQPAPGTRPEAVRGFNIMTGLFASQLEAKVLPEGGMGFYQLLPHYPEGTNFLWLTPDARYAMGEELQKAVPERVFRLLSESRAVVLFPDRPADVGGRPRWAWLEVDPDSYRTIAVLDTGERGGMVERVFSDLWKQGLDYVTGGLVGISSSIWSVSAFSLVLDDYKEIMKEARKFALGLADNFSASVKVGDFEFKGKVGSPAIETGYTGTGAGAVGAAKSAKGWYDKIKEPKIDLGGFEGGFKDGVNFYFSRAGG